A section of the Paracoccaceae bacterium genome encodes:
- a CDS encoding IS630 family transposase (programmed frameshift) produces MSAPLPSALRIRFQRYIEEGLSGRAAALRLKLSPATGARWARQVRMKGHAEPARQGPPRGKGKLAPHREFFEELIAQDPDITLFELRNALADAEGVRVHHSSIANLLSRLGFTYKKSLVATERRRAKVRQQRADWFRYRSPAIATFPERVVFIDETAVKTNLTRLRGRAKRGKRLTMDAPFGSWGTQTLIAGLTQGALIAPWVIKGAIDGPAFAAYIREVLVPEINPGTVVILDNLATHRNKEATQALRNHGCWFLYLPPYSPDLNPIEQAFSKLKAHLRRIGVRSFTQVFEAIGAICDLYDPVECWNYFKAAGYVSG; encoded by the exons ATGTCAGCACCTTTGCCATCTGCGCTTCGGATACGGTTTCAGAGATACATTGAAGAAGGGTTGAGCGGGCGCGCGGCGGCGTTGCGGTTGAAGCTGTCGCCTGCCACAGGCGCGCGGTGGGCGCGTCAGGTGAGGATGAAGGGTCATGCGGAACCTGCCCGGCAGGGACCGCCGCGCGGCAAGGGAAAGCTGGCTCCGCATCGGGAATTCTTTGAGGAGTTGATCGCACAAGACCCTGACATCACGCTCTTTGAGTTGCGTAATGCGCTGGCCGATGCAGAGGGTGTGCGGGTGCATCACTCCTCCATCGCCAACCTTCTGTCCCGGCTCGGCTTCACGTAC AAAAAGTCGCTGGTCGCAACCGAGCGCCGCCGCGCCAAGGTAAGGCAGCAACGGGCCGACTGGTTCAGATACCGCTCGCCAGCCATTGCGACCTTTCCTGAGCGCGTTGTCTTTATTGACGAAACCGCAGTGAAGACAAACCTCACGCGCCTACGCGGCAGAGCCAAGCGCGGTAAGCGCCTGACGATGGATGCGCCCTTCGGAAGCTGGGGAACCCAAACCTTGATCGCGGGCCTGACCCAAGGCGCGCTGATCGCACCTTGGGTCATCAAGGGAGCGATAGATGGCCCCGCCTTCGCGGCCTACATCCGCGAAGTGCTGGTCCCCGAGATCAACCCCGGCACTGTCGTCATTCTCGACAACCTGGCAACCCACCGGAATAAGGAGGCGACGCAGGCTTTACGCAATCACGGCTGCTGGTTCCTTTACCTGCCACCGTACTCGCCCGACCTGAATCCCATCGAGCAGGCCTTCTCTAAACTGAAAGCCCATTTGCGACGGATCGGGGTCAGGTCCTTTACCCAGGTCTTCGAAGCAATCGGAGCAATCTGCGATCTCTACGACCCAGTAGAATGCTGGAACTACTTTAAGGCCGCCGGATATGTCTCAGGTTAA
- a CDS encoding polysaccharide deacetylase family protein yields MLLSERIPYQAAPDRPRLTLPGGARIAVWVIVNVEHWSMTRAMPRTVLPPPMGQPLLPDVPNWSWHEYGMRSGFWRQHAALTSRDIPVTFAINGSVCTEYPRVAAAGWEFMGHGHIQGPMHKLDNQAAEIARAQDTIEAFCGTRPVSWESPGLTETDETLDLLAANGVKNVADWVIDDLPETIETPSGPVTTLPYTVENNDIAVHALQGHPAPEFLNRGRDQFDRLYAEGADNARIMAISVHPYITGVPHRIRYLEELLDYVKGHENVAWMTGAEIGDWYRGEMGRLR; encoded by the coding sequence ATGCTGCTATCTGAACGCATCCCTTATCAAGCCGCACCGGATCGGCCCCGGTTGACCCTGCCGGGCGGCGCGCGCATTGCCGTCTGGGTGATCGTCAACGTCGAACACTGGTCGATGACGCGCGCGATGCCGCGCACCGTTCTGCCGCCGCCGATGGGCCAGCCGCTGCTGCCCGACGTCCCGAATTGGAGCTGGCACGAATACGGCATGCGCAGCGGTTTCTGGCGTCAGCACGCCGCCCTGACCAGCCGCGATATCCCCGTGACCTTCGCCATCAACGGTTCGGTCTGCACCGAATACCCCCGCGTTGCCGCTGCGGGGTGGGAGTTCATGGGCCACGGCCACATCCAGGGCCCGATGCACAAGCTTGACAATCAGGCGGCTGAGATTGCCCGCGCCCAGGACACGATCGAGGCATTCTGCGGCACCCGCCCCGTCAGCTGGGAAAGCCCCGGCCTGACCGAAACCGACGAGACGCTGGACCTGCTGGCCGCCAACGGCGTAAAGAATGTCGCCGACTGGGTGATCGATGACCTGCCCGAGACGATTGAAACGCCGAGCGGCCCGGTCACCACGCTGCCCTACACGGTCGAAAACAACGACATCGCTGTGCATGCCCTGCAAGGCCACCCGGCACCGGAATTCCTGAACCGGGGCCGCGACCAGTTCGACCGCCTCTATGCCGAGGGCGCAGACAACGCCCGGATCATGGCAATCTCGGTCCATCCCTACATCACCGGCGTGCCGCATCGCATCCGCTATCTGGAAGAACTGCTCGACTATGTAAAAGGCCACGAAAATGTGGCCTGGATGACGGGGGCCGAAATTGGGGATTGGTACCGGGGCGAAATGGGGCGCTTGCGCTGA
- a CDS encoding TRAP transporter small permease subunit, which produces MGASIKLARSIHLVSAFWTLGLAIVIMIDVLGRSLFSTPLPGTKEILQNSVVSITFLQLPLAIYSGSQLRTSIFVDAMPPFGKKLLRTFAGVLGVGLFIGLVLSTWQPFLDAYRIGEYEGEGALRVPTWPVRGAVLVTSVFGTFAYLAMIILDWQDKLNPDLSAPGSFLDQGAD; this is translated from the coding sequence GTGGGCGCATCTATCAAACTCGCACGTTCGATCCATCTGGTCAGCGCCTTCTGGACGCTGGGGCTGGCGATTGTGATTATGATCGACGTGCTAGGGCGCAGCCTGTTTTCGACACCACTGCCCGGCACGAAAGAGATTTTGCAGAACTCGGTCGTCTCGATCACCTTCCTGCAACTGCCGCTGGCGATCTATTCAGGCTCTCAACTTCGCACGTCGATCTTCGTCGATGCGATGCCGCCGTTTGGCAAAAAACTTCTGCGGACGTTCGCAGGCGTGCTGGGTGTGGGGCTGTTCATCGGGCTGGTCCTCAGCACCTGGCAGCCGTTCCTGGATGCCTACCGGATTGGCGAGTATGAGGGCGAAGGCGCGCTGCGGGTGCCCACCTGGCCGGTGCGGGGCGCGGTGCTGGTCACCTCGGTCTTCGGGACATTCGCTTACCTCGCGATGATCATCCTCGACTGGCAGGACAAACTGAACCCGGACCTGTCGGCACCGGGCAGTTTCCTTGACCAAGGGGCGGACTAA
- a CDS encoding TRAP transporter large permease subunit, which yields MGRPPRQKFRIGLHGKKNHRSGPKTEFFNTIGYKQTFALGAVAGSACLGMLIPPSILLIVWAVLTEMSIGALFIAGLLPGILLALLFAGYVIVAAARNPDIAPPFEEALVPLTKEEMRSELIGGLGILGLVLLVIGGIWTGAFTPTEAAGFGAIGALIIGVIKGMRWRDIVEAIFQAGRTTAPIMFLLITAQMYSKLLAFGGAVNYIQGLFLGLGADPWVIIAMMIVVWIILGMLIDSVSIILLTVPIFAPIAMALGFDPLAFAIFGILVIEAGLLTPPFGLLVYTVKGSVPDPSVTLGQIFAGSTPYFLLILLAALIVLLVPWLSNWLPALML from the coding sequence TTGGGCCGACCCCCGCGCCAAAAATTTAGGATCGGGCTGCATGGAAAGAAAAATCATCGTTCAGGCCCTAAAACGGAGTTTTTCAACACAATCGGCTATAAGCAGACGTTTGCGCTGGGGGCCGTCGCCGGTTCGGCCTGTCTGGGGATGCTGATCCCGCCGTCGATCCTGCTGATCGTCTGGGCGGTCCTGACCGAGATGAGCATCGGCGCGCTGTTCATCGCCGGATTGCTGCCGGGCATCCTGCTGGCGCTGTTGTTCGCCGGTTATGTCATTGTCGCGGCCGCCCGAAATCCGGACATTGCACCGCCGTTTGAGGAGGCACTGGTCCCCCTGACGAAGGAGGAAATGCGCTCGGAGCTGATCGGCGGGCTTGGCATTCTGGGCCTTGTTCTGCTGGTAATCGGCGGCATCTGGACCGGCGCCTTCACCCCGACCGAGGCGGCCGGGTTCGGGGCCATCGGCGCGCTGATCATCGGTGTCATCAAGGGCATGCGGTGGCGCGACATTGTCGAGGCGATCTTTCAGGCAGGACGCACCACCGCGCCGATCATGTTCCTTCTGATCACGGCACAGATGTATTCCAAACTGCTCGCCTTCGGCGGCGCTGTGAATTACATCCAAGGGCTGTTTCTGGGGCTGGGCGCGGACCCTTGGGTGATCATCGCGATGATGATCGTGGTCTGGATCATCCTGGGCATGCTGATCGACTCTGTCTCGATTATCCTTCTGACAGTGCCGATATTCGCGCCCATTGCCATGGCGCTGGGGTTCGATCCGCTGGCCTTTGCGATCTTCGGAATTCTGGTGATCGAGGCGGGGCTGCTGACACCGCCGTTCGGGTTGCTGGTCTATACGGTGAAAGGGTCGGTCCCTGACCCGAGTGTCACGCTGGGGCAGATTTTCGCGGGATCAACGCCGTACTTCCTGCTGATCCTGCTGGCGGCCCTGATCGTCCTGCTGGTTCCATGGCTGTCAAACTGGCTGCCGGCGCTGATGCTGTAG